The Allochromatium tepidum genome has a window encoding:
- a CDS encoding chemotaxis protein CheW, with amino-acid sequence MASDSMHPDQDPLGEILERRRSGETTLVEVDAPTVKLVVFAIGERLQALPGSQVSEILPPSTIHFVPGCPPALEGVISVRGDITSVIRLGDLLGIEHGASGRQGAILLAQGAHEVGGEPMRSGLRVDRVVDVLDVAEDSLQPVPDTLPEPLRRVARGVFQLEERSVLLLDLDALFRDYLSGAG; translated from the coding sequence ATGGCCTCCGACAGCATGCACCCGGATCAGGATCCGCTGGGCGAGATCCTGGAACGTCGCCGCAGTGGCGAGACGACCCTGGTCGAAGTCGACGCGCCCACCGTCAAGCTGGTGGTCTTCGCCATCGGCGAGCGGCTCCAGGCGCTGCCGGGATCCCAGGTCAGCGAGATCCTGCCGCCGTCGACCATCCATTTCGTCCCCGGCTGTCCGCCGGCGCTCGAAGGCGTCATCAGCGTGCGCGGGGACATCACCTCGGTCATCCGTCTGGGGGATCTGTTGGGGATCGAGCATGGGGCGTCCGGCCGCCAAGGGGCGATCCTGCTGGCCCAGGGGGCACACGAGGTCGGCGGCGAGCCGATGCGCAGTGGACTGCGGGTCGATCGCGTGGTCGATGTGCTGGATGTCGCCGAGGACAGTCTCCAGCCGGTGCCCGACACCCTGCCCGAACCGCTGCGGCGCGTGGCGCGCGGTGTCTTCCAGCTGGAGGAGCGCAGCGTGCTCCTGCTGGATCTCGATGCACTGTTCCGGGACTATCTGAGCGGGGCGGGCTGA
- a CDS encoding O-succinylhomoserine sulfhydrylase: MTSTTPTDPLFDDGEGADAPGFATRAIRVGHRRTEEGEHSEPIFAASSFVFASAAEAAARFGGEQAGNIYSRFTNPTVRAFEERLAALEGGESCVATASGMAAILAVCLGLLKTGDRILAARSLFGSTTMLFDKYLARFGIRTDYVPLSDLSAWDAALERDGERRTRLLFCETPSNPLTEMVDLRALAAIAHRHGALLAVDNCFCTPALQRPLELGADIVVHSATKYLDGQGRCVGGAVVGDRKRVGEEVYGVLRTAGPTLSPFNAWVFLKGLETLELRMLAQSRAAAGLAEWLQQQPAVERVHYPGLANHPQHHLVGSQQRTGGAIVAFEVHGGREAAWRVIDATRLLSITANLGDVKTTITHPATTTHGRLTPEQRAEAGIGEGLIRVAVGLEEPSDIRADLARGLA; the protein is encoded by the coding sequence TTGACCTCCACAACTCCAACTGATCCGCTGTTCGACGACGGGGAGGGCGCGGACGCGCCCGGATTCGCCACGCGCGCCATCCGCGTCGGGCATCGGCGCACCGAGGAAGGCGAGCACAGCGAGCCGATCTTCGCCGCCTCCAGCTTCGTCTTCGCCAGCGCGGCCGAGGCTGCCGCACGCTTCGGCGGCGAGCAGGCGGGCAACATCTATTCGCGCTTCACCAATCCCACGGTGCGCGCCTTCGAGGAGCGCTTGGCGGCACTGGAGGGCGGTGAGTCCTGTGTGGCCACGGCCTCGGGCATGGCGGCGATCCTGGCCGTCTGTCTGGGGCTGCTCAAGACGGGCGACCGCATCCTGGCCGCGCGCAGTCTGTTCGGCAGCACCACCATGCTGTTCGACAAGTATCTGGCGCGGTTCGGCATCCGGACCGACTATGTGCCGCTGAGCGATCTCTCGGCCTGGGACGCGGCGCTGGAGCGCGACGGCGAGCGGCGCACGCGGTTGCTCTTCTGCGAGACGCCGTCCAATCCGCTCACCGAGATGGTCGATCTGCGCGCGCTCGCCGCCATTGCCCATCGGCATGGGGCGCTGTTGGCGGTCGACAACTGTTTCTGCACCCCGGCGCTGCAACGCCCGCTCGAACTCGGCGCCGACATCGTGGTGCATTCGGCGACCAAGTATCTCGACGGTCAGGGGCGCTGTGTCGGCGGGGCCGTGGTGGGGGATCGCAAGCGGGTCGGCGAGGAGGTCTACGGCGTGCTGCGCACCGCCGGCCCGACCCTGAGTCCTTTCAATGCCTGGGTCTTTCTCAAGGGACTGGAGACGCTGGAACTGCGGATGCTGGCCCAGTCACGCGCGGCGGCAGGGCTGGCCGAGTGGTTGCAGCAGCAGCCGGCGGTCGAGCGCGTCCATTATCCGGGGCTGGCGAATCATCCGCAGCACCATCTGGTCGGGTCGCAACAACGCACCGGCGGGGCGATCGTCGCCTTCGAGGTGCACGGCGGTCGCGAGGCGGCTTGGCGGGTGATCGACGCGACGCGGCTGCTGTCGATCACGGCCAATCTGGGCGACGTCAAGACCACCATCACCCACCCGGCGACCACCACCCATGGCCGTCTCACGCCCGAGCAGCGGGCCGAGGCCGGGATCGGCGAGGGGCTGATCCGGGTGGCGGTCGGGCTGGAGGAACCGTCAGACATCCGGGCCGATCTGGCACGCGGACTGGCCTAA
- a CDS encoding RNA-binding S4 domain-containing protein, whose product MTERTADPADAIRLDKWLWAARFFKTRQLAIEAINGGKVHVDGRRVKPSRVIRPGSRLEIHKESLSWEIEVLAINKQRRPAAEAALLYAESEASRLRRQELVRERRELGSAIPDGKGRPTKRDRRQIQRFTEHGDSVG is encoded by the coding sequence ATGACTGAGCGCACCGCCGATCCGGCCGACGCCATCCGGCTCGACAAATGGCTGTGGGCGGCGCGCTTCTTCAAGACCCGTCAACTGGCCATCGAGGCCATCAACGGCGGCAAGGTCCATGTCGACGGCCGGCGCGTCAAGCCGAGCCGCGTGATCCGTCCCGGAAGCCGGCTGGAGATCCACAAGGAGAGCCTGAGCTGGGAGATCGAAGTGCTGGCGATCAACAAGCAGCGCCGTCCCGCCGCTGAGGCCGCGCTGCTCTATGCCGAGTCCGAGGCCAGCCGGCTCAGGCGTCAGGAGCTGGTCCGCGAGCGGCGTGAACTCGGTTCGGCGATCCCGGACGGCAAGGGCCGTCCCACCAAGCGCGATCGTCGCCAGATCCAGCGCTTCACCGAACACGGCGACTCGGTCGGCTGA
- the purF gene encoding amidophosphoribosyltransferase encodes MCGIVGIVGQAPVNQSLYDALLVLQHRGQDAAGIVTCEGGKLHLRKDNGLARDVFQNKHMLRLRGNMGVGHVRYPTAGASSSAEAQPFYVNSPHGIVLAHNGNLTNAEELKRDLIVEDLRHLNTESDSEILLNILAHELQVQGRLRIDEQDIFRAVAGVHRRCRGGYAAVAMIPGFGVFAFRDPHGIRPLVYGRRETPEGAEYMIASESVALDTSGFELVADVAPGETVLITLDGRLHTRQCAANPVLSPCIFEFVYFARPDSIIDNISVHKARSRMGKKLAAKIKREWSNHDIDVVIPIPDTSRTAALQLANQLGVHYAEGFIKNRYIGRTFIMPGQKVRKRSVRQKLNAIDLEFRKKNVLLVDDSIVRGTTSQQIIQMARDAGAHRVYFASAAPPVRFPNVYGIDMPAASELIAHGRTEDEVARELGADRLIFQDLEDLIDAVQKKGKSHVDRFDASVFDGQYVTGDVTPEYLQALEDRRNDGAKEQRAACSESILDLHNSN; translated from the coding sequence ATGTGTGGAATCGTCGGAATCGTCGGCCAGGCTCCGGTCAACCAATCACTCTATGACGCGCTGCTCGTCCTGCAGCATCGCGGCCAGGACGCGGCCGGGATCGTCACCTGCGAGGGCGGCAAGCTCCATCTGCGCAAGGACAATGGGCTGGCGCGCGACGTGTTCCAGAACAAGCACATGCTGCGACTGCGCGGCAACATGGGCGTGGGGCATGTGCGCTATCCGACCGCCGGCGCCTCCAGTTCGGCCGAGGCCCAGCCCTTCTACGTCAACTCGCCCCACGGCATCGTACTGGCCCACAACGGCAATCTGACCAATGCCGAGGAACTCAAGCGCGATCTGATCGTCGAGGATCTGCGCCATCTCAACACCGAGTCCGACTCCGAGATCCTGCTCAACATCCTCGCCCACGAGTTGCAGGTCCAGGGCCGGCTACGTATCGACGAGCAGGACATCTTCCGCGCCGTGGCCGGGGTGCACAGGCGCTGTCGCGGCGGTTATGCGGCCGTGGCCATGATCCCCGGCTTCGGCGTCTTCGCCTTCCGCGATCCCCATGGCATCCGCCCGCTGGTCTACGGTCGGCGCGAGACGCCCGAGGGCGCCGAGTACATGATCGCTTCCGAGAGCGTGGCGCTCGACACCAGCGGCTTCGAGCTGGTCGCCGATGTCGCGCCGGGCGAGACGGTGCTGATCACGCTCGACGGCCGGCTCCACACCCGCCAGTGCGCCGCCAATCCGGTGCTTTCGCCCTGCATCTTCGAGTTCGTCTACTTCGCCCGTCCCGATTCCATCATCGACAATATCTCGGTGCACAAGGCGCGCTCGCGCATGGGCAAGAAGCTCGCGGCCAAGATCAAGCGCGAGTGGTCCAACCACGACATCGACGTGGTGATCCCGATCCCGGACACCAGCCGCACCGCCGCGCTGCAACTGGCCAATCAACTCGGCGTTCACTATGCCGAGGGTTTCATCAAGAACCGCTATATCGGCCGCACCTTCATCATGCCGGGCCAGAAGGTGCGCAAGCGCTCGGTGCGCCAGAAGCTCAACGCCATCGACCTGGAGTTCCGCAAGAAGAACGTGCTCCTGGTCGACGACTCCATCGTGCGCGGCACCACCTCGCAGCAGATCATCCAGATGGCGCGCGACGCCGGCGCCCATCGGGTCTATTTCGCCTCGGCCGCGCCGCCGGTACGCTTCCCCAACGTCTATGGCATCGACATGCCGGCGGCCAGCGAGCTGATCGCCCATGGTCGCACCGAGGACGAGGTGGCGCGCGAGCTGGGGGCGGACCGGCTGATCTTCCAGGATCTGGAGGATCTCATCGACGCGGTGCAGAAGAAGGGCAAGTCGCATGTCGACCGTTTCGACGCCTCGGTCTTCGATGGCCAGTACGTGACGGGTGATGTGACGCCCGAGTATCTCCAGGCGCTCGAAGATCGCCGTAACGATGGCGCCAAGGAACAGCGCGCCGCCTGCAGCGAGAGCATCCTTGACCTCCACAACTCCAACTGA
- a CDS encoding response regulator — translation MRILIVDDDPLAGEMTLAFLEEAGHSCRLAEHGLEALEQLSEDATFDLVVSDLHMPLLDGLELFQELRERGLERPFVLLTGDDPAPLLERAPGLHACLAKDGALEQHLIELLDRF, via the coding sequence ATGCGCATACTGATCGTCGACGATGACCCGCTGGCCGGCGAGATGACCCTGGCCTTCCTCGAAGAGGCCGGACACAGTTGCCGGCTCGCCGAACACGGCCTGGAGGCCCTGGAGCAACTCAGCGAAGACGCGACCTTCGATCTGGTGGTCTCGGACCTGCACATGCCGCTGCTCGATGGACTAGAGTTGTTTCAGGAACTGCGCGAACGCGGCCTGGAGCGCCCCTTCGTGCTCCTGACCGGGGACGACCCGGCGCCGTTGCTGGAGCGTGCGCCCGGACTCCATGCCTGTCTGGCCAAGGACGGCGCGCTGGAGCAGCACCTGATCGAACTGCTCGACCGATTCTGA
- the grxC gene encoding glutaredoxin 3 codes for MPQVTVYTTQTCPYCDRARRLLKRKGVDFAEIPVDHDRARMAEMVERSGRHTVPQIFIDDFHVGGYDDMALLDMEGELDERLGLDTDD; via the coding sequence ATGCCACAGGTCACTGTCTACACGACCCAAACCTGCCCCTACTGCGACCGCGCGCGGCGTCTGCTCAAGCGCAAGGGCGTCGACTTCGCCGAGATCCCGGTCGACCACGACCGCGCACGCATGGCCGAGATGGTCGAGCGCAGCGGCCGCCACACGGTGCCGCAGATCTTCATCGACGACTTCCATGTCGGCGGCTATGACGACATGGCGCTGCTCGACATGGAGGGCGAACTCGACGAACGCCTCGGACTCGACACCGATGACTGA
- the lptF gene encoding LPS export ABC transporter permease LptF, which translates to MIGTRSPMLGLIDRYLLREAAKVFLAIVLVLVLILASLMFLRTLEEVNLGGLGVDVVFRYLSLQIQRDVYTLLPPAFFLAILVTLARLSRDSELIAMQACGVGPPRLYRTFLILAVPVALLTGWIALDLKPRAAAGIQEIRLQQKEQAAQIAGLQPGRFYVEQRGEVVVYIGEIDRRKALGDVFVLDRRGDRTRLVVSESGRHRIEDTSGDHLITLNKGHRFDGQAGSGAYLIGDFEQYQIRLAGEGQTRRASSKRATIPTPDLIRSDDLADRVELEHRLAAPLSILTLVLLAIPLVDPSPRRRATGRVLLALLAYFSFFNLQRLAESWMATGVTPEWIGSLWYQSAILVFVHLLLLPESFWIKRLGRRLLGDRAARVEPS; encoded by the coding sequence ATGATCGGTACCCGAAGCCCCATGCTCGGCCTGATCGATCGCTATCTGTTGCGCGAAGCCGCCAAGGTCTTCTTGGCCATCGTGCTGGTGCTGGTGCTGATCCTCGCCAGCCTGATGTTCCTGCGCACCCTGGAGGAGGTGAACCTCGGCGGTCTGGGCGTGGACGTGGTCTTTCGCTATCTGAGCCTCCAGATCCAGCGCGATGTCTACACCCTGCTACCGCCGGCCTTCTTCCTGGCGATCCTGGTGACACTGGCGCGCCTCTCGCGCGACAGCGAACTGATCGCCATGCAGGCCTGCGGCGTCGGGCCGCCGCGCCTCTATCGCACCTTTCTGATCCTGGCCGTGCCGGTGGCGCTCCTCACCGGCTGGATCGCGCTCGATCTCAAGCCGCGCGCCGCCGCCGGCATCCAGGAGATCCGGCTCCAGCAGAAGGAACAGGCGGCCCAGATCGCCGGACTCCAGCCGGGACGTTTCTATGTCGAACAGCGCGGCGAGGTCGTGGTCTACATCGGCGAGATCGACCGGCGCAAGGCGCTCGGCGACGTCTTCGTCCTCGATCGGCGAGGCGACAGAACGCGCCTGGTGGTGAGCGAGTCGGGCCGCCATCGGATCGAGGACACGAGCGGAGATCATCTCATCACCCTGAACAAGGGCCATCGCTTCGATGGCCAGGCCGGCTCCGGCGCCTATCTGATCGGCGACTTCGAGCAGTACCAGATCCGGCTCGCCGGCGAGGGGCAGACTCGGCGCGCGTCCAGCAAGCGCGCCACCATTCCGACACCGGATCTGATACGCTCGGACGACCTGGCCGACCGTGTCGAACTGGAACATCGGCTCGCCGCGCCGCTCTCCATCCTGACCCTGGTGCTGCTGGCCATTCCCCTGGTCGATCCCTCGCCGCGCCGGCGCGCCACAGGTCGCGTGCTGCTCGCGCTATTGGCCTATTTCAGTTTCTTCAACCTGCAACGGCTTGCCGAAAGCTGGATGGCCACCGGGGTCACACCGGAGTGGATCGGCAGCCTCTGGTATCAGTCGGCGATCCTGGTGTTCGTGCATCTCCTGCTGCTGCCCGAGAGCTTCTGGATCAAGCGGCTGGGGCGGCGACTGCTGGGCGACCGCGCCGCGCGCGTCGAGCCGTCTTGA
- a CDS encoding diguanylate cyclase, translating to MPAGPQDSFQERKRRLRASFIEQLPDRLRQARELLTTLTTGERQDEPLSQLHLIFHTLKGSGASFGFDAINASAKEAEQILREVLDGDRRLSPHLLTDLRRHVRTLEELKLSVDSAMAADSQPRFALPAQRAEETGSNHRLIYLCDDDTLLAQELSAQLGCFGYEVDPYDSLESMREAVLNRPPAAIIMDVMFPEGGDAGPATIAELNARLEAPIPCLFISVRDDFQARLRAVKAGGHAYCRKPVKAVELAELLDQLTSRGAPDPYHILIVDDDPDVAQFYAMVLESAGMTIRVASEPERVPGILEDFDADLVLMDLYMPKCSGPELARVLRQIPGYLGLPIIYVSSETDARRQFKALQVGADGFLTKPIEPERLVTEVHLRAERMRTLRSLMIRDSLTGLFNHNTILQLLKVAMASCQRSGRLLCLAMIDVDHFKAVNDTHGHPTGDQVLMALGRTLRLRLRESDIVGRYGGEEFAVIMTGLDVDQAKGIMDALRESFAAVTFMADGAEFHCTFSGGLAAFPEYDDPSALIEAADAALYQAKRAGRNRILIAHTNSRQ from the coding sequence ATGCCGGCCGGCCCCCAGGACTCCTTCCAGGAACGCAAGCGCCGTCTGCGCGCGTCCTTCATCGAGCAGCTTCCCGACCGTCTGCGTCAGGCGCGCGAGTTGCTGACGACCCTCACGACCGGCGAGCGTCAGGACGAGCCGCTCAGTCAGCTCCATCTCATCTTCCATACACTCAAGGGCTCGGGCGCCTCCTTCGGCTTCGACGCCATCAACGCCTCGGCCAAAGAGGCCGAGCAGATCCTGCGCGAGGTACTCGACGGCGACCGGCGGCTCTCGCCGCACCTGCTCACCGATCTGCGCCGGCATGTCCGGACGCTCGAAGAACTTAAGTTGAGCGTCGACAGCGCCATGGCGGCCGACAGCCAGCCGCGCTTCGCCCTGCCGGCTCAACGCGCCGAAGAGACCGGCTCGAACCACCGTCTCATCTATCTCTGCGACGACGACACCCTGCTCGCTCAGGAACTGTCGGCTCAGCTCGGCTGCTTCGGTTACGAGGTCGATCCTTACGACTCGCTGGAGTCGATGCGCGAAGCCGTCCTGAACAGGCCGCCGGCGGCCATCATCATGGACGTCATGTTCCCGGAGGGCGGCGACGCCGGACCGGCGACGATCGCCGAACTGAATGCCCGGCTGGAAGCGCCCATCCCCTGTCTGTTCATCTCGGTGCGCGACGACTTCCAGGCCCGTCTGCGCGCAGTCAAGGCCGGGGGGCACGCTTACTGCCGCAAGCCGGTCAAGGCCGTCGAACTGGCCGAGTTGCTCGATCAGCTCACCAGTCGCGGTGCGCCAGACCCCTATCACATCCTGATCGTCGACGACGACCCGGACGTGGCCCAGTTCTATGCCATGGTGCTGGAGTCGGCCGGGATGACCATCCGCGTCGCGAGTGAGCCCGAGCGCGTGCCCGGCATCCTGGAGGACTTCGACGCCGATCTGGTGCTGATGGATCTCTACATGCCCAAGTGCTCAGGCCCCGAACTGGCGCGTGTGCTGCGCCAGATCCCCGGCTATCTGGGGCTGCCGATCATCTATGTCTCTTCCGAGACCGATGCGCGGCGTCAGTTCAAGGCGCTCCAGGTCGGGGCCGACGGCTTCCTCACCAAGCCGATCGAACCCGAGCGCCTCGTGACCGAGGTCCATCTGCGCGCCGAGCGCATGCGCACCCTGCGCTCGCTGATGATCCGCGACAGTCTCACCGGTCTGTTCAACCACAACACCATCCTGCAACTGCTCAAGGTCGCCATGGCCTCCTGTCAGCGCTCCGGGCGCCTGCTCTGTCTGGCCATGATCGATGTCGACCACTTCAAGGCCGTCAACGACACCCACGGCCACCCGACCGGCGATCAGGTGCTGATGGCGCTCGGGCGCACGCTCAGGCTGCGTCTGCGCGAATCCGACATCGTCGGGCGCTATGGCGGCGAGGAGTTCGCCGTCATCATGACCGGTCTGGACGTCGATCAGGCCAAAGGCATCATGGACGCACTGCGCGAGAGCTTCGCAGCCGTCACCTTCATGGCCGATGGAGCCGAGTTCCACTGTACCTTCAGCGGCGGGCTGGCGGCCTTTCCCGAATACGACGATCCCTCGGCGCTGATCGAGGCGGCCGATGCCGCGCTCTACCAGGCCAAGCGCGCGGGACGCAATCGCATCCTGATCGCCCACACCAACAGCCGGCAGTGA
- the pepN gene encoding aminopeptidase N yields the protein MYRETPHPIHLKDYRPPEFLIDRVELRFELDPECTRVESRLALRRNPAATRGDGDLRLHGEHLKLTQAAIDGHVLTPAEYRVDGEGLTLHRVPDRFSLETWVEIHPSLNTALEGLYQSGDLLCTQCEAEGFRRITYFLDRPDVMARYTTTLIADRTRFPVLLSNGNPIAHAELPDGRHSVTWDDPFPKPSYLFALVAGDLSVIEDGFVTASGRDVKLRIFVEPHNLDKGDHAMRSLKKAMRWDEERFGREYDLDIYMIVAVSHFNMGAMENKGLNVFNDKFVLAHPDTATDVDFDGIESVIAHEYFHNWTGNRITCRDWFQLSLKEGFTVYRDQEFSSDVGSRAVKRIRDVRTLRAHQFPEDAGPLAHPVRPDSYIEINNFYTNTVYDKGAEVVRMQAALLGPETFRRATDLYFERHDGQAVTTEDFVRCMEDASGRDLTRFRRWYEQAGTPELHIRGEYDATAGTYSLSVRQQTPATPGQPVKQPFHIPLAIGLLGADGHDLPVWPAGESEPPAPGTRLLELTEPEHSFTFTGLNERPVPSLLRGFSAPVRVHDDLSDADRMFLMAHDSDGFNRWDAAQTLHERLLLALTADAAHPIPEDYIAACRRALRDTTADRALLAEVLTLPSETYLSDQMTVIDVDGLYRAHRQLTRRLGERLRADLLAVHHDNAETGPYVFSPEAVGRRALKNLALAYLVRAGDEEGLALCRAQFEAAHNMTDVMAALRLLAEQGGAEADAALDTFHRRWAGESLVLDKWFSVQASAPRPDALERVMMLLKHPDYSARNPNRVRALVSTFSNVNQVRFHAADGAGYHFLVDRVLELDPVNPLLAARLLKPLVRWRRFDPERQTLMRAELERVLGGRDLSSDVFEVVSKALA from the coding sequence ATGTATCGTGAAACTCCGCATCCCATCCATCTCAAGGACTATCGTCCGCCCGAGTTCCTGATCGATCGGGTGGAGCTACGCTTCGAGCTCGATCCCGAGTGCACGCGCGTCGAATCGCGGCTGGCGCTGCGGCGCAATCCGGCGGCGACCCGGGGTGACGGCGATCTGCGTCTGCACGGCGAGCACCTGAAGCTGACGCAGGCGGCCATCGATGGTCATGTCCTGACGCCCGCCGAGTATCGCGTCGACGGCGAGGGGCTGACCCTGCATCGGGTGCCCGACCGCTTCAGTCTGGAGACTTGGGTCGAGATCCATCCCAGCCTCAACACCGCGCTCGAAGGGCTCTACCAGTCCGGCGATCTGCTCTGCACCCAGTGCGAGGCCGAGGGTTTCCGGCGCATCACCTATTTCCTCGACCGACCGGACGTGATGGCGCGCTACACCACCACGCTCATCGCCGACCGGACGCGCTTTCCGGTGCTCCTGTCCAACGGCAACCCGATCGCGCACGCCGAGCTTCCCGACGGTCGTCACAGCGTCACCTGGGACGATCCCTTCCCGAAGCCGAGCTATCTGTTCGCCCTGGTCGCCGGCGACCTGAGTGTGATCGAGGACGGCTTCGTCACCGCTTCGGGACGGGACGTGAAGCTCCGGATCTTCGTCGAGCCGCACAATCTCGACAAGGGCGATCACGCCATGCGTTCGCTCAAGAAGGCGATGCGCTGGGACGAGGAGCGTTTCGGGCGCGAGTACGATCTGGACATCTACATGATCGTCGCCGTCAGCCACTTCAACATGGGCGCGATGGAGAACAAGGGACTCAACGTCTTCAACGACAAGTTCGTGCTCGCCCATCCCGACACCGCGACCGACGTCGATTTCGACGGCATCGAGAGCGTCATCGCGCACGAGTATTTCCACAACTGGACCGGCAACCGCATCACCTGTCGCGACTGGTTCCAGTTGAGCCTGAAGGAAGGCTTCACCGTCTATCGCGATCAGGAGTTCTCATCCGACGTCGGCTCGCGCGCCGTCAAGCGCATCCGCGACGTGCGGACGCTGCGCGCCCATCAGTTCCCCGAGGACGCCGGCCCGCTGGCCCATCCGGTACGTCCCGATTCCTATATCGAGATCAACAACTTCTACACCAACACCGTCTATGACAAGGGCGCCGAGGTGGTGCGGATGCAGGCCGCGCTGCTCGGTCCCGAGACCTTCAGGCGCGCGACCGATCTCTATTTCGAGCGCCACGACGGCCAGGCCGTGACCACCGAGGACTTCGTGCGCTGCATGGAGGACGCGAGCGGTCGCGATCTGACCCGGTTCAGGCGCTGGTACGAGCAGGCCGGTACGCCCGAGCTGCACATCCGGGGCGAGTACGACGCGACGGCCGGCACCTACAGCCTGAGCGTGCGCCAGCAGACACCGGCGACACCGGGGCAGCCGGTCAAACAGCCCTTCCATATTCCGCTGGCCATCGGGCTGCTCGGCGCCGATGGGCACGACCTGCCGGTGTGGCCGGCCGGCGAGTCGGAACCTCCGGCACCCGGTACGCGCCTGCTGGAGCTGACCGAACCCGAGCACAGCTTCACCTTCACAGGTCTGAACGAACGCCCGGTGCCCTCGCTGCTGCGCGGCTTCTCGGCGCCGGTGCGGGTGCATGACGACCTGAGCGACGCCGACCGGATGTTCCTCATGGCCCACGACAGCGACGGCTTCAATCGCTGGGACGCCGCCCAGACGCTGCACGAGCGTCTGCTGCTGGCGCTGACGGCCGATGCGGCGCATCCCATCCCTGAGGACTACATCGCCGCCTGCCGGCGCGCCCTGCGTGACACGACGGCCGATCGGGCGCTGCTCGCCGAGGTGCTGACCCTGCCGAGCGAGACCTATCTGAGCGACCAGATGACGGTGATCGATGTCGACGGGCTCTATCGTGCCCATCGTCAGCTGACGCGCCGGCTCGGCGAGCGGCTGCGCGCCGATCTGCTCGCCGTCCATCACGACAACGCCGAAACCGGACCCTATGTCTTCAGTCCCGAAGCGGTCGGTCGGCGCGCGCTCAAGAATCTGGCGCTGGCCTATCTGGTGCGCGCCGGGGACGAGGAGGGGTTGGCGCTCTGTCGCGCCCAGTTCGAGGCCGCGCACAACATGACCGACGTCATGGCCGCCCTGCGACTGCTGGCCGAACAGGGCGGGGCTGAAGCGGACGCCGCACTCGACACCTTCCATCGACGCTGGGCGGGCGAGTCGCTGGTGCTCGACAAGTGGTTCTCGGTCCAGGCCTCGGCCCCGCGCCCGGATGCCCTGGAACGGGTGATGATGCTCCTGAAACATCCGGATTACAGCGCGCGCAACCCCAACCGCGTGCGCGCCCTGGTCAGCACTTTCAGCAACGTCAATCAGGTCCGCTTCCATGCCGCCGATGGGGCCGGTTATCACTTCCTGGTCGACCGGGTGCTGGAACTCGATCCGGTCAATCCGCTGCTGGCCGCACGCCTGCTCAAGCCGCTGGTGCGCTGGCGCCGGTTCGACCCCGAGCGTCAGACGCTGATGCGGGCCGAGCTGGAGCGCGTGCTGGGCGGGCGTGACCTGTCGTCCGACGTCTTCGAGGTCGTCTCCAAGGCGCTGGCATGA